The Hemicordylus capensis ecotype Gifberg chromosome 6, rHemCap1.1.pri, whole genome shotgun sequence genome window below encodes:
- the LOC128331168 gene encoding olfactory receptor 6P1-like, with the protein MQNQTSHVEFTIMGFPELPQYQLVLFTLFFTIYILTVLENLLLIATIWLNSRLRTPMYFFLGNLSLLEIFYVSVTMPKLFSILLLGEKAITLGGCLTQLYFFLSLASSECFLLATMAYDRYLAICHPLHYPSLMNHRTCTVLSLSSWLGGFLASFPSVVMISKLQFCSTNTIRHFFCDLSPLLRLSCTETSLIEMLDFIAALSVLMTSLLVTGTSYIFIFCTVARIPSTKGKHKAFSTCVSHLTVVSMFYATTIFMYARPKAIGSFDLNKLVSILYTVVAPFLNPIIYSLRNREVRETISRVLHNTVISLGCFQTED; encoded by the coding sequence ATGCAGAACCAAACATCCCATGTAGAATTCACAATTATGGGTTTTCCTGAACTTCCGCAGTACCAGCTAGTGTTGTTTACATTGTTCTTCACTATCTACATTCTGACCGTGCTTGAAAATCTTCTCCTCATTGCGACAATTTGGTTGAACAGCCGTCTTCGCACTCCTATGTACTTCTTCCTCGGAAATCTCTCTCTTCTAGAAATCTTCTATGTCTCAGTAACAATGCCAAAACTGTTCTCCATTCTACTGCTGGGTGAGAAGGCTATCACGCTGGGAGGCTGCCTTACTCAGTTGTATTTTTTCCTGTCATTGGCTTCCTCTGAGTGTTTCCTCTTGGCAACAATGGCCTATGACCGGTATCTGGCCATTTGCCACCCATTACATTATCCATCACTCATGAATCACAGAACCTGCACTGTCTTAAGCCTGAGTTCCTGGCTAGGTGGCTTCCTCGCTTCCTTTCCATCTGTGGTGATGATCTCCAAGTTGCAGTTCTGTAGCACAAACACCATCAGACACTTCTTCTGTGACCTGTCACCCTTATTGAGGTTGTCATGCACTGAAACTTCATTAATTGAGATGCTGGATTTCATTGCAGCATTATCAGTCCTTATGACTTCATTACTGGTGACTGGAACATCTTATATCTTCATCTTTTGCACAGTTGCGAGGATCCCTTCCACCAAAGGGAAACATAAAGCTTTTTCCACCTGTGTCTCCCACTTGACAGTCGTCTCAATGTTCTATGCCACCACCATATTCATGTATGCCCGTCCTAAAGCCATTGGGAGCTTTGATCTCAATAAGCTGGTGTCCATCCTCTACACAGTAGTGGCTCCATTTCTTAACCCAATAATATACAGCCTTCGGAACAGGGAAGTTAGAGAGACCATAAGCAGAGTTTTGCATAACACAGTCATTTCATTAGGATGTTTTCAAACAGAAGACTAA